The genomic segment GTGGTCGCGAGGGTGGCCGCCCCTTGCGGCGCTTCCAGGCATTCGCGCACCGGGGCGAAGCTGCGGCGGTGTTCCACGCAGGGGCCGTGTTCACGCAGGGCGGCCAGGTGGGCCGGGGTGCCATAGCCCTTGTGCTGCTCGAAGCCGTACTGCGGGTGACGAGCGTGCACGTCCTGCATGTAGCGATCGCGCGAGACCTTGGCCAGGATCGACGCGGCCATGATTGCGCGGTCGATGCCATCGCCGCCGACCAGGGCCTGCGCAGGCAGCACCAGCCCCTTCGGAACCACGTTGCCATCGATGCGGGCGAAGCCGGCCACATGGGCCACGGCGGCGACCACCTCGCGCATGCCCTGCAGGGTGGCCTGGTAGATGTTCAGGCGGTCGATGGTGTCCACGTCGACCAGCACCACATGCCAGGCCAGGGCCCGTTCGATGATGCGGTCATGCAGCTGCTCGCGGCGCGCGGCGGCGAGCTGCTTGGAATCATCCAGGCCGTTGATGCGTGGCCTTGCCGGGTCGAACACCACCGCGGCAACGGCCACCGGCCCGGCCAGCGGGCCGCGCCCGGCCTCGTCGACGCCTGCGATCAGGCGCTCCGGCTCGACCACGGTGCCATCGAACAAGGCCAGGCTCGCCGCCGCGGCGTGGCGCCGGCTCATGCCTTGGCCTGGTCGCGCATCAGCAGTTCGCCGACCGCATCGGCGGCACGTGCCGAGGCGTTGCGGCGCAGGCGTTCATGCAGGCGGGCATAGGTGCCCTGCAGGTCGGCCGCGCGCTGCGGATGGTCGAACCACTGCTGGATGGCCGCCGCCAGCTTGTCCGGCGTGCAGTCGTGCTGCATCAGTTCCGGGGCCAGATCCTGGCCGGCCAGGATGTTGGGCAGCGCGAAACGGTCGACCTTGATCAGGCCCAGCGCCTTGACCAGGCGGTAGGTCAGCTCGTTGACGCGGTAGCCGACCACCATCGGGCGCTTGACCAGCATCGCTTCCAGCGTGGCGGTGCCCGAGGCCAGCACGACGACGTCGGCGGCGATCATCGCGTTGCGCGCCTGCCCGTCGAGTACATGCGAATAGGCCACCGGCAGCGCCGAGCGCGAGAGCTGTTC from the Stenotrophomonas maltophilia genome contains:
- a CDS encoding ribonuclease HII produces the protein MSRRHAAAASLALFDGTVVEPERLIAGVDEAGRGPLAGPVAVAAVVFDPARPRINGLDDSKQLAAARREQLHDRIIERALAWHVVLVDVDTIDRLNIYQATLQGMREVVAAVAHVAGFARIDGNVVPKGLVLPAQALVGGDGIDRAIMAASILAKVSRDRYMQDVHARHPQYGFEQHKGYGTPAHLAALREHGPCVEHRRSFAPVRECLEAPQGAATLATT